A region of Thermobifida halotolerans DNA encodes the following proteins:
- a CDS encoding ATP-binding protein, with protein sequence MSVAFTSFPGLPTSVAAARRFVAGILRACPEATAPEEVVDRAELITSELCTNALRHTRSGDPGQTFTVWIRVDEHGVRGEVHTEPVRLPHLVPQVVESHPWCESGRGLFLVDQLATKWGTLSPWENGVYFLLAWPQPR encoded by the coding sequence GTGAGCGTCGCGTTCACGTCCTTTCCCGGCCTGCCTACCAGTGTGGCCGCCGCCCGCCGGTTCGTGGCCGGAATCCTGCGCGCCTGCCCGGAGGCGACCGCGCCCGAGGAGGTGGTGGACCGGGCCGAGCTGATCACCTCAGAACTCTGCACGAACGCCCTGCGGCACACCCGCTCCGGCGACCCCGGGCAGACCTTCACCGTGTGGATACGGGTGGACGAACACGGCGTGCGCGGCGAGGTCCACACCGAGCCCGTCCGGCTGCCCCACCTCGTGCCGCAGGTGGTGGAATCCCACCCGTGGTGCGAGTCCGGCCGGGGCCTGTTCCTCGTGGACCAGTTGGCCACCAAGTGGGGAACCCTCTCCCCGTGGGAGAACGGCGTGTACTTCCTGCTCGCCTGGCCCCAACCCCGGTGA